The region GCAGTCCTTGTCCATCATGATCATGTATTATTCCACGTGGACCACCAGGACCTAGATCATTGTGCTTAATATCCTTGGAATCATCTCTGTCTCTGATTTCTTGCTTTCTTGCAGCtctcatttttaacatatacatttattttattacatatgaataaaaagttacatacagcagggagaatcatgagacaatcatgagttatataaatgttacattcatagtgatttggctatttggatTTGTCAAACTTGAGgtaaacagctttcctatctggttgtgtctaaatttctgaatgaaatttaaaatcaatcatatcttatctctattaacttaaattttttGTCTTGATCTAAATATATCTTATCCCTtcaccaactaaacttggttgtaaaagtAAAcgatctggttttcaacccctctcagggacttgagaaggagtaaaacgtaaatgcctgagtgaactgatagtgcaggttagcagattccaacatgaaaaaatgactgagacagtttacagCCCAAACAGTCTCACCCAACACTGtgtataacattggaacatcatcattggccttctagcccaacaTCTCTGCCAGACTCGTTCTCAAGGCAGGACCTATTGAGGAATCGCTTAGCCTGTCTttccagagtttggctgttgactctgcctgcatctagtCTTGTCCatttctaggcagaattctgtctgtggcagaatgaggacattttgcctggtggcttgtttgccaccttcgaagccaactccataaggaggttatttcatgctcatcatcttctttgaggtcagctgggtgttgccaggagttaacttgtcttgtcaaagaatctttagaataataaaaatatctttaagtaccatattctgtgggtctctgaggcttttgaagaccttatttaactattctaCCTTGTATATCTacagagtcatatctatctgttagattTAAGACATATACTCTTGTGCTaaaatcagactagtatttggCATGACCACGATTTTCTCACAactctcatttttcttccatatttaaaTGTGCTTCCAAAATTAAGCTTCTTTGAACTTGTTCAGAGAATTTGAAAGTTTACCTCTAACACCTCTGGTATTGATGAAATATTGTATTACTTTTCTAAAACACTTAAGAagtctttctgcttgtttttttttttttttttttggaaaaagaatGTCATGATGTAAATTaccaatggaaaaatgatagttTGGATAGAGAATTATTCTCTGATTGTCAGGATCATTATGTTCCCTAACTCTTCTGGGTGATTTTGGTCCATGAAGAAGGAAATCAGGATATTCTCAATTTCTttgttcaccccccccccccacacaggAGACAGGTGATATTGAACTTCTGCTTATCTCTAAATATTGGTGGTGTTGTGGGACAAGGAGtagttttcttctctctaaatctgctaagtgtttttttctttgcttgtggATTCAGCTGTTCAATCTTTGCTTCAAATTCTGGCTCAGCTTCATATTCAAGAAAGGATTCTTCTCTCATCTATTTTATGCCATTAGTCACAGGATGTGCATCACAGGAACTACTCTTTGCACTCTTTTGCACAAGTTCAGGAAAAAGCTGCCATCCCTGCTGCACTTTTACTTCATCTTCTTATTTTTCACCAGTTCTGATTCAGAATTACCACACACCTCATCTACATAACAATACAGATCATCGTAAACATGAAGTTATTTTCAGGAATCAGAACAAAGTTTTGCATATACTTCTCACCTAGACAGCAAACCCGTTCCTTATACAATCTACAACCACTCAAGGTTGCATGAGCATCTACATTTCAAATTTTGGTATGATGTTCACTGAAGTTTAGAGACAACACATCCACTCCACCTTTGACTTTGGAGGAATTGCTGACATAAAACCTGTGAGAATATTCTGAAGCTTTATTCAACAAAGTATAATATTGCCTCACAAACTCTCACCCCATCATTAGTGGCTTTTCTTTAGCCCACTTCTTTATGGCACAATGTCAAATGCTTGCAGAAAAGGCAGTGCATCACATGCCTTCACTCTCACTGGAATAGGTAGCTGGTAAGAAAAACTCTGCCATAACAATCTTGACACCAAGCGCAGGCACATGATGGTTTCTGTGAGCCATggggcagagaaaaaaaatccatgtttgaAATTTCTTGGCATTATCTTATGTAGGAAGAACATCTGCTTTGAGTTCATGTGTATGACATTTATGTTCTGTCTGGAAGACAACATTTTATAGCATCCCTTTTTTACTTTAGTtctcacattctttctgcttttcctcaAGACAGTCCCAGAAATTTGGGTTAGTGAGTAGAGGTGAACATTGCACCTTAACTCAGCATACACGACCACTTCTTCTCAGAGTTTAGGGAAGTTATGAAACTCTTAACCACTACTCACAGCAAAAGGAAGGATCTCTGACTAAGGTTTGGAGTAGCATGTGTCTATgaatttaaacataaatatttagaaagacaTTTGATAACATGACAGTTTGGCAAAACAATTGTAGATTTCCTTCAGGGTAAATGACCTTTctaggcattttttaaattactagatTTACAAAGTCAAGCATAAACTTTCCTCCAACAACAGCAATCAGGCTTCAGTATTGTAATATTCAGAGTTCAATATTTGGGTAATAACATTGATATTGTTTCTATCCAGAAGCATACATAAGACCTTCCACCAATAATTTCTAGAATtagtttaatttataaaataaatcttatatggtttaaaatgtctttataataCATTGTATCAGGTTCAATAATGGCTTGACAAAACACATATGTTAATTTATGAAACCTTTCAATAAAACTCTCTGTGCATCCCAAAGCTACAGAGTTGTAAGACAatcatttttaatctttttaagagacagagaaatttctaaaattatatgtgtgtattttaaaggTTATTACATGTGTCCTTATACAGTATAGTAAGAAAGAATGAACCACACATAAAAGAGAAGTTGACCGTGAAACCAGATAAGCAACATGGAAGTAATGGGACCACAAGTTATGGAATATCACCAGTTACTGTAGGAGGGAAGAAGCAAAACACAATGTTCCCTAGAACATACAGGGAgacattgtttttaataatttcatagaCTTCAGCCATGTGAAACTTGAGATTTTGCATTTCTGGATTCTCGACAtgacagataaaaatatatatcatttcaAGCTTCCAGGTTTACAGTAATTCATTAGAGCAGCTTTAGAAGGCTAGCACAAACACTCACTTGGCTTCTTATCTGTAataaactcatatatatatatatatatatatatatatatatatatatacatatatgctatatattatgtattaaagAGAATTTCCAAGGAATTCATCAGTTTCTGGGCATTGATTtgtgaaaatttttttattattaattcaagATACATTGCCTTagataatattaaatttgttttcttgctgGAGCCAATTTTTGTAGTGTGATAATTTCCTCATGTTTGTATTTTATCAGTGGAACACATCTTGTTGATATGCTGTTATTAACAGTATTTGATCATATTGTTCTTGTAAGGCTGATCTAGTGATGACCTGGaataaatttggaaaaaaaaaacagttatcaGGGAATTGGATTGGAAAGTTATCAAGGAGAAGCCGAGAAGAATTGATTTAGGTGACTGTGGACATGTTATCCTGACCATTATTAGGATAAAATTTCCTAAAGCTGCACACTAGAAAGTGAGATATCTCTGTATGCAAATTATGCatcagttataaaataaaaagaaaagtaataagaaATTGTGCACAGTAAAAATaagcagttgaaaaaaaaataaccagttGAATCTCCACAGACAGCTTAATTGCTTCTACCCCGTAGGATTAGGAAGTTTAGATACTCTCATAGAATCACTCTCTAGAGGTGTCAAGGTCTCTAGGATTTTTTCCCCTCAGATCTCCTTGTATTGGCCTCTAATTGTAATGCAACTCAAAGTGATGCCACTTTAGGAGGGACAGGCTGCATGCCATGCTTCGTTGGCCATTAGATATTTATCTGAGTGACAATAAATCTTAGCATCTATAAGCCATCTTTTAACTGAGGATTTCCTAAGAGTTTTCAATCAAGATCTAGGGAAAAGTGATAAAATCAAATTGATTGACTTTTGAGAAATAATCTCTTCATGAGAAGTTTTGTAGAACTGCCTTACATACATTGTGAATGGCATGAGAGATAAAATCTTACGTTTATGAAGCAAATTAGGAGGGAGTAGGAAGTTCTACCAGCCAACCAAGAACTAATGGAGTTTTAAACTTTAATACTTGCAAAtgctctttccttcctcattccCTGCATTGGAGAATGCGGGGCCTTTGACCACTAACTGAGAGGGAGCTTCTCTCAGAGTACTTGCGACATGTTCCAAGGCTGATTGGGGGATTTCAGAATGCTATTCTGGATTGGCTGTTCTCTCCTAGGAAACTGGTAAGATTTGATTCTCCATGAaaatttattgttgttgtattAAAAACCCCAACAAAGCAACTACATTCTCTATAAGTTATTCTAAAAGAAAACTAGATGATTTCAATAGGCTTTCAAAATCTGAGGTAATGTAAAAAATTCCATCATATGGAACATAGATATTCTTATGGTCCATCAAGCTAATGTCTCAATAAGGATGAACAAACCCCAAAACATATGATGTACTAGGCGTTAGGTCATAGCCTCACATTGCGAACtatgttgttgctttttatttgagGAAAGCAACAAAGACAATAGCTAATCCTTAAGCATGAAAGAACACTTTCTTCACAAGAAAAGTCCTTAATGGATTCAACAGTTTCCAATTTGCTTTATCCTTTACCCCATGATCTCATGCTAATTCACTTGACTACACCTACACATGTTGGCAGTGATACGAATAAAAACCATAGACTTTTAATTATGTTGATGATAGCCTGAACAACTCTGAATCttgactcttttttaaaacagggtaTATAAATTTTAGGTTACTATAAGTTCCAATTTTCAACTTCCTAAAAGTGAAGAATGAAAATACTATTTTGTACCTCCTCCAGACATAGAAACTGAGGCATACAGATACGTATTTACATAAAGTCTTTATTACTGGCTGTAGAGATAAGTATATTCTAATGTGATCATGTCTTTATTAAAGCTAGAAAACAATGCTTGATTCAggcttataaattaaaatttgaggaTGAAAAGTTGAGGAATAGTAGTTAGAACTTTATGGATATTCTTGAAAAGCTTCAAttataatcaataaatataacatattattACTACATGAGAAGAGacataaatataataacataCAAGATGAAATTTACCACCAAAGTAAATTTGTGAGCCAAGGACATCCCATAAATTAGGAACATTCCAACTTACATGCTCTAGTTTGGCTCAGATATGCCACTGATGAGAGTTGGGATgattattaaaattattcatatCAAAAGTAGAATACAGACTTATCTAGAACTGTAGAGTCATCAGTCACATTTGTGGAATAAGAACAGACTGAAAACACTAGAAAGCTTAGACAACCCCAGTGGCTCTAGTGTCCCACAAGAACAATTTGGAGagagacatttattttcatttaaagagcttttaaaaaacagtattaaaATTAAGTATATGTGATCATATTATTTCCATCTCCTAGGTCCTTCTAGGTTGGtgaaagatattttaagatgGCAAATATTTACAATCAAAATCttgtgtctcagcatctactttgaTCTAAGTGATAAACACAACACTTTGGGAACACAACTGTAACACAATAGACAACACTTATCTAGCTATGCGGAGCACACATCTATTGCCTTTTACATATTATCTGTTTAAATTTCAGAGTATCACCTCTAACCAAGTCTCATTACTATCTTTATtatttagataaaaatatatactcaGAGGTTTTGATGAGGATCAGCAACTCCTAGATAGCAAGTGTCAGATCTTCTATCCATCTTCTCCAGTAAAACATGGTCCATATCTGTATTTTATGACAGAACTTCAGTACGAACATTCCCCTCATTTCATTTATCGTACCACAATGCATAGAGATGTAAAAGGATATTTCCAGAGTCCACCTTCTATTATCTTTAGCCTAGCCAAAAGGTTATGCTTTAACTCACAGTCTTGTCAATGTGTCTTTATGTTAAGAGGCATAAAATGAATGTATGGGTGAGGTAAAGTGCAATTTAGAGCTTCTTAATGAATTCATGGCACATTTGTAACtttacttctattttcttttcttttgttgtttactTAATGAAAAGTGAATACTTAGTGGATAGAATAAATTGCTACCTGTGCAATCACTCAGTCCAATATGAAACTCTAAAAAATAAAGACTGAACCATAGTAAACACTGTACATTGACATAAATTCAGTTGACCATTAGAATTAGAAATGATTCAGAATAGATTAAAGATTGATTTGAATTCTGGACATAAATAGACAAATTATATTTGTGTAAATATGAATAAAGACTCAAACTCTTCAGCttcataatttatattattagaacaggaaaatgaacataaaactCTGTTGAGAGGAAACAATGAATACTCCATAAAGGTTTTATGACAGCTATTGACAGATGAGAAACATGTgtttgaatgaaagaaaaattaattagaaGATAGATTTACCTAGAAAATAATTTGATTAGATTATTAAACTGTTTAGCATTTAGCTAATATATCCATAAAGTTTAAATTATGCAGAACATTGGAACACAGATTCAGTACCTTGTAGCCATATATATAATTCACAATAATTTCTTTCAAGGTTATGCTTTTCTAGACAATATCAAAGTGCATGTTCCTTAATAATATGAAGTTTAATTTAACTTCTTTATCCTTTTGTAACTTTTGACAGTTTGATACAGAGCATCCACTGATTCTCTGGTAACCTTGATGGAGAACAGGACagaagtgacacacttcctcctgttGGGACTCAGCAATGACCCAGGCCTACAGCTTCCCCTCTTCATCACCTTCCTCCTCATTTACACCATCACCCTAGTGGGGAACCTGGGGATGATCCTGTTGATTGTCCTGGACACTCATCTCCACACGCCCATGTACATTTTCCTTGGCAATCTATCACTGGTGGACCTTTGTTACGCTTCAGGTGTCAGTCCAAAAGTCATGGCTGGGTTTCTAGTAGGAGACAAAGCCATGTCCTACAATGACTGTGCTGCTCAGATGTTCTTTGTTACAGGCTTTGCTACTGTGGAAAATTACTTGTTGTCCTTAATGGCCTATGATCGCTATGCAGCAGTGTGCAAACCCCTGCACTATGCCACCACCATGACTacaggtatgtgtgcatggatgATTGCAGGGTGCTATGCCTGTGGCTTCATTAATGCCTGTATCTATACTGGGGATGCATTTGGTCTCTCTTTCTGTAAGGCCAATGTGGTTCATCATTTTTTCTGTGATATTCCAGCAATCATGGTCCTCTCATGCTCTGATAAACATTTGAATGAGCTGATTCTTGTTTGTGTAGCCAGCTTCAATATATTTTTTGCTCTCATAATCATCTTAATATCCTATCTAATGATTTTTATCACAATTCTAAAGATGCACTCAACTACAGGACATCATAAGGCCATTTCCACCTGTGTCTCTCATTtcactgctgtttttattttctatggcACAGTAATTTTCATGTACTTGCAACCTAGCTCCAGTCATGCCATGGACACTGACAAAACTGTGTCTGTGTTCTATACCATGGTTATCCCCATGCTGAACCCTCTGGTGTACAGTCTAAGGAACAAGGAAGTCAAGAGTGCATTCAGAAAGATTGTTTTCAGAGGAAGATGACACTATATTGATTTTATACATTTCATATATACAatatcttcattcttttctcttacaTCTTTTTCAATGAATCAGATTTGATTTGTTATCTATCtgctatctatgtatctatctgtctatctatctatccatctatctatgtatctatctgtctatctatctatccatctatctatgtatctatctctctctatcatctatctatctattcatccatgAATCCATATATCATCTGtttgtaaatgtgtatgtgtacacaaatgtgtacacatatatatgagagagagagagagagagagagagagagagagagagagagagagagagagagagaagtagacaGTACCAGAAGCATTTCATATCACACATTTAaagttcagaggacaatttgtggaagGAAATTCCCTATCTTTCTACCACATAGGTTCTGCGGATCAAACTCCGTATCTAAGCTTTGTCAAATAGCACCTTTACTATGAATCTTATTTGAAAACTGACAGGTTAAAAGGAAAATCCAATTTTCCAAATTCCAGGGGTCAGTTCATATGTGCATAAATGACAGTCTAGGATGAGCTCAAGCTGGATTATAGAAGGATTTCTGGCAGTCAGATAAAAGATTAAGGTCAGCGTTTGCCAGGACCCTGCAGAAATTGTATTTCTGCTTGGCAAAGGGCCTGCTTCCCTTGACTATACATGGGCTGTATATCAAAACCCATGATGGCCTTCAGACTTCTTcagtcactacacacacacacacacacacacacacacacacacacacacacacacacacaatttgttatGCATTTCAAAGTCCATTTAAGCTCATGGCCCTTCTCATCTCTCCCACTCCTCTTCCACTATGATAGTTTCCAGGCTGTTGCAGGTCATAGGTTTTCTTCCCTCCCACAGataccctttttaaaaatctatacaaCTTTTCCCATCTCtactcttttctctcttgctACTCTTGCAGCTAGCCCTGGTCATGTCcagtcttcctctttttctttctgctctggacTGTTCAGATGACTCTGCCTGTACTCTTTTATATACAGTAAAATACTTTCCCCCAGCCATGCATGGAATAGGCATTTCAGTGGTTTCTTTGCTGAACCTCACTTATGAAAGCCAGttctgaaataataccttatagaAAAATGGAGACATTCAGAATCatatttgaatgagaatgctaATGATCATGAGGTTTTCCTatcaaatgcaaacaaaatacaaatccATTAACTCATCTTTCATTAATTTATCTCTAACTTGGGTCAGTGCAAGTGTTTATTGGGCAAGAACCTAATAAATATCATGCATGGAAGTTCTTAAAAAGTGCCTTATGAGGGAGGACACATTGACATATATGTGGCCATGTTTTCAGGATGAAAtgtaatatttctttaagtggtaGTTTTTTGGTTTAGTTTAACCGTTTTAAGTAGTAATTTATTAATGAAAGTATTCTTGTCAAATATGGTGGTAAATTCATGGAGTCTCAGTACTGAAGAGGCTGATATGCGTGGGTTAATGATTTGAGACTAATGTAAGTTATGTGCCAAGAcacttcaaaacaaaaatcagaacaacaaaaacgacaacagcaataacaataacaaatgtgaaaaattaataacaaaaatggtCCAACTGATGTCTTCCTGAGAACTCTTaacaatggtttttttttgttgttgttgttttgtttttttgtttttcgagacagggtttctctatgtagccttggatgtcctggactcgctttgtagaccaggctggcctcgaactcacagcgatctgcctgcctctgcctcccaagtgctgggattaaaggcgtgtgccagcacacccgACTTTAACAATGGTTTTTAAAGTAAGTGTTCTTTGAAGGCATAAGCTCTGCAGAGATTTGTCCTGTTCAAAATGGGTGCTCATCATCCACTCTGAAAGGGCTCATACAGATAGAATGAAGTAGGaacttccccctctctcctttccttctttcccctctctctctccttccctccttccctctccccttcttctttctgtcttcctttctcaatCTGCCACATCTAGACACCAGAACAACTAGATCTCAAGtccttgttctctctttcctcttcttcattttctggtCTTTGAACTTTGCCTTAATTAATCTACCAGCCTTTCTGGTTTACCAGCTTTCatataatgtgtatttttttttttttgcttcaaatATCAAGTAAACTTATGGCAGAATTTCCATACATGGGTTTGTAACTTATTAAGGAGTGCTTATCCTTAAACATGACATATATATGACTACTTCCCTACTAAGGATCATGAAATACTGTAGAGGCGGGGTCAGAAAGACTCTTAGGAGCCAGAGATTGAGAGGACTTCtgtgaaacactgtcttctggacatggcatggctGCTTCACCCATGAACTCACTGTAGTTGTGGTTACTTGCATAATGTCTGCATAATATTGGGAAAGGGAAAGGCTTATGAGGCCTGACCTATCTCTGAGGACAATTGACAGTTAATGTTAGCAGGGCTGTCATATTTTTCAGTAGTTAGTTGGTGGTGCTCCAACAAGTAATGTCCTCCCAGTATTCATATAAGCAAACTTATTTTAGCTCAGTGGGTCACATATAAATGACATGAAAGTCTAAAGGAAACTTGTTGACAAGAAGCACTTTGTTGGAAGAAGGTGGGTGAGGAAGGATAACAAGAGGTGAGAAGgactaaaatttattatatacatgcataatacTGTTGAATAAGAAATTTTGTAAGTCAATTGATgtttaaatttagaatttaaatttaagctTAATATTTTCTGATTCTTCTACAATTTTTTCTATTCTCATTTATATACTAGTCCTTCATTCACCACATAAACTATCTCCACACATCATCTATTCTCTTCAAAGACTTTATTAACGCTTTCTGCATTGAGTTATgagttccttttctatttttcctaaATAAACTGTAAATCAAACCAGATAAGGGACTCTAATTCTTTTATTAAATGTGGTCATTGGTACTTGACTAGATGATCTTGTTGTAGTAGACTTCAAAGAGATATTTTAAATGAGCAATCAGTAaacttataagcaaatatttttaaatgaaggagtATAATTATGTAGCTCTGCATT is a window of Acomys russatus chromosome 5, mAcoRus1.1, whole genome shotgun sequence DNA encoding:
- the LOC127190044 gene encoding olfactory receptor 5B3-like, with product MENRTEVTHFLLLGLSNDPGLQLPLFITFLLIYTITLVGNLGMILLIVLDTHLHTPMYIFLGNLSLVDLCYASGVSPKVMAGFLVGDKAMSYNDCAAQMFFVTGFATVENYLLSLMAYDRYAAVCKPLHYATTMTTGMCAWMIAGCYACGFINACIYTGDAFGLSFCKANVVHHFFCDIPAIMVLSCSDKHLNELILVCVASFNIFFALIIILISYLMIFITILKMHSTTGHHKAISTCVSHFTAVFIFYGTVIFMYLQPSSSHAMDTDKTVSVFYTMVIPMLNPLVYSLRNKEVKSAFRKIVFRGR